The genomic stretch TGTTCTACCTCAAAGGCGTCGCACCGCCGGGAGTGCGAACGACCGATATTTATAAAGGCGTACTGCCCTTCATCCTGATACAGATGTTCGTGCTGGCGCTGATTGTGATTTTCCCTGAATGGTTTGGTATGAGCTCCTCATACTGACCCGAATAATGCCGGGCCCCTGGGCCCGGCATTTTTTTATCCGCCTGTTTTCGCTCTTCGCTATCCTTCCAATAGTTTTCCTCTATTTTCAGCCAACCTGACAAAATCTCACTGTTTTCTATACTGAACGGACAACCGGCGATTCTCAGACTGGTATTCGGGAACCCTGGCGCGCGCATCGACAAAAACATTGATGTTGAGGTTATCAAGGGAGAGCGGAGTCCATGAACCAGAGCACTGCCCAGAAAACCCGTGACAACGGGCAAGAATCCAAAAGCCATGTTCTGACCCTGCCACTGGAAAATACCCACGTGGACCGGTCACCGCACACTTACGAGCGCTGGCTGATCGCGAAGCTCATGCGGATGGCGGGATCACCGCCGCTGCGCTTCCGGCTCTGGAACGGCGATGTGATCGAACCGGAGGGCCAACACGCGCAGTTCACCCTGCATCTGACCGACCCCAAAGCCCTGTATGCGCTGGTAACCAATCCCAACCTGGCGTTCGGAGACCTCTACAGCGCCGGTCGCCTGGAGGTGGAGGGCGACCTGCCGGACCTGATGGAAACCCTTTACCGGTCCGTTCACCAGGCGCGTCAGAAATGGCCGAAATGGCTGGAGGCCCTGTGGCGCAACCACAACCCCCGATCCACCGGCATCCCGGAAGCCAAGGAAAACATCCACCATCACTATGATCTGGGCAACGAGTTCTATCAGCTCTGGCTGGACAGCGCCGAAATGCAGTACACCTGCGCCTACTACGAGACGCCGGATCTGAGCCTTGAACAGGCCCAGCTAGCCAAACTCGAGCACGTTTGCCGCAAACTCCGGCTAAAGCCGGGCATGACGGTGGTCGAGGCCGGCTGCGGCTGGGGTGGCCTGGCCCGCTACATGGCCCGCAATTACGGCGTGAAGGTCCATTCCTACAACATCTCCAGGGAACAACTCGCATTTGCCCGAGAAGAAGCTCGCAAGCAGGAACTCGATCATCTGGTGGAGTATATCGAGGACGATTACCGGAACATCAGCGGGCAATACGACGCCTTCGTATCCATCGGCATGCTCGAACATGTGGGCAAGGAGAATTACGAGGCCCTGTCCGAGTTGATCAAACGCAGCCTCAAGCCTGACGGCATTGCCCTGCTGCATAGCATTGGCCGCAACCGCCCGATGTTGATGAACGCATGGATCGAGAAACGCATCTTCCCGGGTGCCTATCCGCCGAGCATCGGCGAATTCATGCAAATCTGTGAGCACGGCGATTTTTCAGTCCTGGACGTCGAGAACCTGCGCCTGCATTACGCCCAGACCCTGAGTCACTGGATGGAGCGCTTCAACCAGAACGAGGACAAGGTCACTGCCATGTACGACGGCCACTTCACCCGGGCCTGGCGCATGTATCTGGCCGGTTCCATCGCCGCCTTCCGGGCAGGTTCTCTGCAGCTGTTCCAGGTGGTCTTCAGCCATGGCGACAATAACCAACTTCCCCGGAACAGAAGGGATCTTTACGACTTTCCTGCGGCAGCCGAGGAGGCCTGATGGACTACTACGACCTGATCATCGTTGGGGCCGGCCCTGCCGGATCCACCCTGGCCAGCGCCCTCGAAAACAGCGGCAAAAAAGTGCTGATCATTGATAAACAGAACTTCCCCAGGGACAAAACCTGCGCAGGCTGGGTTACGCCTGCCGTGATGGAGACCCTGAACATTGACCCGGAGGAATACTCCCGCGGACGAACCCTGCAACCCATCCGGCGGTTTCGCATCGGGATGATGGGCCAGCCGGCCGTGGAGAACGATCACGGCGACGTAGTCAGCTATGGTATTCGCCGGTGTGAATTTGACGACTACCTGCTCAGCCGCGTCAACGCTCCGAAACAGCTGGCCACGCCGGTCAAATCCATCGTTCGTAAAGACGGCAACTGGGTCGTCAATGACACCTGGGAAGCGCCTCTTATTGTCGGTGCCGGCGGTCACTTCTGCCCGGTTGCGCGATTGTTGGGGGATGGCCCCGGTGGCCATGAAACCGTTGTGGCGGCCAAAGAGGTTGAATTTGAAATGACACCGGACCAGGCTTCAGCCTGCCTGGCCCGGGGCGATACGCCCGAACTCTGGTTCTGTCGGGACCTGAAGGGCTATGCCTGGGTGTTCCGTAAGGGCAATTTCCTGAATATTGGCCTGGGCCGGGAAGACAACCACAAGCTGACAGGGCATCTGGAAGCGTTTGTTGAGGAAATGAAATCCACCGGCCGGATTCCACAAGACCTGCCCGGACGTTTCAAGGGCCACGCCTATCTGCTCTACGCCCATGCCGACAGACCCCTGGTGGACGACGGTGTGATGCTGATTGGCGACGCCGCTGGCCTCGCCTACACCCAGAGTGGCGAGGGTATCCGGCCGGCGATCGAATCCGCCCTTCTGGCAGCCGATGTGATCGGCGAGGCCACCGACTACTCAGCCTCCTCCCTGCAGATTTACGGTGATGCCATTGCCGAACGCTTCGGCACTCGCGCCTCCGAGCCAGACCAGGGCTGGCAGGTTCCTGACTGGGTCAAGATGCCTCTGGCCAGCAGCCTGATGCGCTCCCACTGGTTTACCCGCAAGGTGGTTACAGAGAAGTGGTTCCTGCACCAGGAGGTGCCACCGTTGAAAGTTGCTGTCTGAGGCGAAAAGCAAAACCCGGGAGCACCTATCATGATGCTTCCGGGTTTCTTTCAGGGTCAGAACTCAGTTTGCAGTCAGTTCAATCACGTCGATGCTGTACAGCGTCGTGGTGCCGCTCACTTCGTTGCCAACCGCCAGCATTGGCTTACCGCTGGGGCTGTCATCCGCAGAAATGAACGCCAGGCCTTCCGGTCCAAGATCACCGGCCATACCCGCCTCCAGATCCGCCTGGGACACCGAAAAATCTCGATTATTCAGATATTGGACAAAC from Marinobacter adhaerens HP15 encodes the following:
- a CDS encoding SAM-dependent methyltransferase, which produces MNQSTAQKTRDNGQESKSHVLTLPLENTHVDRSPHTYERWLIAKLMRMAGSPPLRFRLWNGDVIEPEGQHAQFTLHLTDPKALYALVTNPNLAFGDLYSAGRLEVEGDLPDLMETLYRSVHQARQKWPKWLEALWRNHNPRSTGIPEAKENIHHHYDLGNEFYQLWLDSAEMQYTCAYYETPDLSLEQAQLAKLEHVCRKLRLKPGMTVVEAGCGWGGLARYMARNYGVKVHSYNISREQLAFAREEARKQELDHLVEYIEDDYRNISGQYDAFVSIGMLEHVGKENYEALSELIKRSLKPDGIALLHSIGRNRPMLMNAWIEKRIFPGAYPPSIGEFMQICEHGDFSVLDVENLRLHYAQTLSHWMERFNQNEDKVTAMYDGHFTRAWRMYLAGSIAAFRAGSLQLFQVVFSHGDNNQLPRNRRDLYDFPAAAEEA
- a CDS encoding NAD(P)/FAD-dependent oxidoreductase, whose protein sequence is MDYYDLIIVGAGPAGSTLASALENSGKKVLIIDKQNFPRDKTCAGWVTPAVMETLNIDPEEYSRGRTLQPIRRFRIGMMGQPAVENDHGDVVSYGIRRCEFDDYLLSRVNAPKQLATPVKSIVRKDGNWVVNDTWEAPLIVGAGGHFCPVARLLGDGPGGHETVVAAKEVEFEMTPDQASACLARGDTPELWFCRDLKGYAWVFRKGNFLNIGLGREDNHKLTGHLEAFVEEMKSTGRIPQDLPGRFKGHAYLLYAHADRPLVDDGVMLIGDAAGLAYTQSGEGIRPAIESALLAADVIGEATDYSASSLQIYGDAIAERFGTRASEPDQGWQVPDWVKMPLASSLMRSHWFTRKVVTEKWFLHQEVPPLKVAV